Proteins from a genomic interval of Channa argus isolate prfri chromosome 11, Channa argus male v1.0, whole genome shotgun sequence:
- the fahd2a gene encoding fumarylacetoacetate hydrolase domain-containing protein 2A isoform X2, with translation MRLPLGSFCIVRGLLSQRPTANPQRRSLTAAVMRLVQFHRHGDAGGIRVGVEQGEGLGVVDLKAFDPSMPSTMRELLELGDKGLECAQRALASSQCVVERSDIQLLAPVWRPEKVVCVGMNYRDHCLEQNAVIPKEPIIFSKFPSAITGPYDDIVLPSESQEVDWEVELAFVIGRRGKHIKEEEALSHVAGFTVANDVSARDWQMKRNGKQWLLGKTFDSFCPLGPALVTTDAVKDPHKLGIRCLVNGETVQSSNTDQMIFKTAALVTWVSKIIPLLLLNLVNPCLCFDSLSGL, from the exons ATGAGACTTCCTCTTGGCTCATTTTGCATAGTCAGGGGTTTACTCTCTCAAAGACCAACAGCAAACCCACAGAGACGCAGTTTGACTGCTGCAGTGATGCGTCTGGTACAGTTTCATCGCCACGGCGACGCCGGAGGCATCAGAGTGGGAGTGGAGCAGGGCGAGGGACTCGGCGTGGTGGACCTGAAGGCATTTGACCCCTCCATGCCATCAACCATGAGAGAGCTGCTGGAGCTGGGAGACAAGGGTCTGGAGTGTGCACAAAg agCCTTGGCATCAAGTCAGTGTGTGGTGGAGCGATCAGACATCCAGCTGCTCGCTCCTGTGTGGCGCCCGGAGAAGGTTGTGTGCGTGGGAATGAATTACCGCGATCACTGCCTAGAGCAGAATGCCGTGATCCCCAAGGAACCGATCATCTTCAGCAAGTTCCCGAGTGCCATCACCGGGCCGTACGATGACATTGTGCTGCCCTCAGAGAGCCAG GAGGTGGACTGGGAGGTGGAGCTGGCCTTTGTGATTGGGCGAAGAGGAAAACACATCAAG GAGGAAGAGGCGCTCTCCCACGTTGCCGGGTTCACTGTGGCCAATGACGTCAGCGCGCGTGACTGGCAAATGAAACGCAACGGAAAACAGTGGCTGCTGGGAAAAACATTTGACAGCTTCTGTCCTCTTGGCCCTGCCTTAGTCACCACTGATGCTGTGAaag ATCCTCACAAGTTGGGGATTCGCTGCCTGGTGAATGGGGAAACAGTCCAGAGCAGCAACACTGATCAAATGATCTTTAAGACGGCAGCACTGGTCACCTGGGTCTCAAA GATAATTCCTTTGCTGCTCCTGAACCTGGTCAATCcctgtctttgttttgattCCCTGTCAGGTTTGTGA
- the zgc:152830 gene encoding putative aminopeptidase W07G4.4 yields MCTSVQPVEWTTDLKNQNFDGIVLVTESHETLPSELEPLKAPLQDYSSVDSGLREEVVVLKVPGLPGNRLVFASTGPVNRDYDDVRRFSDAAVNGIKRALKTGMQRPLLVCPPHQGYKNSTLVAALGALHTLYKPLEVREANGKPADYKVCVLGLWAAEEAQGRRLVELAEALESGRLAYRDIGGSDPERMAAPRVAEYVQELFKDSPVKVEVVSDVNVLEKGYPCLAAVNRCANTVPRHQARVIKLLYCGEGPIQKTLMLVGKGITYDTGGADIKAGGFMAGMHRDKCGAAAVAGFFQILAKLRPRHLKVVGTMAMVRNSVGSDCYVADELLVSRAGRRVRVGNTDAEGRMVMVDLLCEMKEKAVNETAPELFTIATLTGHAIRAMGPNYSIIMDNGPAHRNKNATQWQKAGEMLGDVFEVSTIRREDYEFHKGKSEYEDILQCNNLPSSATPRGHQTPAAFLIMASGLDKHGVDSGTPLPYSHIDIAGSSGPFPGVPTGAPILAMATKYILSEQMPQE; encoded by the exons ATGTGCACTAG TGTTCAGCCTGTTGAGTGGACCACAGACCTCAAAAACCAGAA TTTTGATGGCATCGTCTTAGTGACGGAGAGCCATGAAACCCTGCCCTCTGAGCTCGAGCCTCTGAAAGCTCCACTGCAGGACTACAGCTCT GTGGACAGTGGTCTcagggaggaggtggtggtCCTCAAGGTTCCTGGTCTTCCTGGCAACCGCCTGGTGTTTGCCTCCACTGGCCCCGTAAACCGCGACTATGATGATGTGAGACGTTTCAGTGATGCAGCAGTCAACGGCATTAAACG GGCCCTAAAAACTGGCATGCAGCGCCCTCTACTGGTCTGCCCACCACACCAAGGGTACAAAAACAGCACCTTGGTGGCTGCTCTTGGAGCCCTTCATACTCTGTACAAG CCCCTGGAAGTGAGAGAGGCAAATGGGAAACCCGCTGACTACAAGGTGTGTGTTCTGGGGCTGTGGGCTGCAGAGGAGGCTCAGGGAAGGAGACTGGTGGAGTTGGCTGAAGCCCTGGAAAGCGGCAG GCTGGCCTACCGTGATATTGGTGGCTCAGACCCTGAGCGTATGGCTGCTCCACGTGTGGCTGAATATGTCCAAGAACTCTTTAAAGACAGCCCTGTGAAG GTCGAAGTAGTGAGCGATGTGAATGTCCTGGAAAAAGGCTATCCCTGCCTGGCTGCAGTTAACCGTTGTGCCAACA CTGTACCTCGTCACCAGGCGAGAGTTATCAAACTGCTGTACTGTGGAGAGGGTCCCATCCAGAAGACGCTCATGTTGGTGGGAAAG GGCATCACCTATGACACTGGTGGAGCTGACATCAAGGCTGGTGGATTCATGGCTGGCATGCACAGGGACAAGTGTGGAGCCGCTGCCGTCGCTGGATTCTTCCAG ATCTTAGCCAAGCTGAGGCCAAGACATCTGAAGGTTGTTGGCACAATGGCCATGGTGCGGAACAGCGTTGGTTCAG ACTGCTACGTCGCTGATGAGCTGCTGGTGTCCCGTGCGGGTCGTAGGGTGAGAGTGGGAAACACTGACGCAGAGGGACGTATGGTGATGGTTGACCTGCTCTGTGAGATGAAGGAAAAG GCCGTTAACGAGACTGCTCCTGAATTGTTTACCATCGCAACTCTGACTGGTCACGCCATTAGAGCCATGGGACCCAACTACTCT ATCATCATGGATAATGGACCAGCTCATCGTAATAAGAATGCCACTCAGTGGCAAAAAG CTGGAGAGATGTTGGGTGATGTGTTCGAGGTTTCCACTATCCGACGTGAGGACTATGAGTTTCACAAAGGCAAGTCTGAGTACGAGGATATTCTGCAGTGCAACAACCTGCCGTCCTCAGCTACACCTCGGGGACATCAGACCCCTGCAGCTTTCCTCATCATGGCCTCAGGGCTCGACAAG CATGGCGTGGACTCTGGCACCCCTCTGCCATACTCTCACATTGACATTGCCGGTTCTAGTGGTCCTTTCCCTGGGGTCCCAACAGGAGCCCCCATTCTCGCAATGGCAACCAAGTACATCCTGTCAGAACAAATGCCCCAAGAATAA
- the pcna gene encoding proliferating cell nuclear antigen: MFEARLVQGSILKKVLEALKDLITEACWDVSSSGISLQSMDSSHVSLVQLTLRHDGFDSYRCDRNLAMGVNLSSMSKILKCAGNEDIITLRAEDNADTLALVFETINQEKVSDYEMKLMDLDVEQLGIPEQEYSCVVKMPSGEFARICRDLSQIGDAVMISCAKDGVKFSASGELGTGNIKLSQTSNVDKEDEAVTIEMNEPVQLIFALNYLNFFTKATPLSKTVTLSMSADIPLVVEYKIADMGHIKYYLAPKIDEESS; the protein is encoded by the exons ATGTTTGAGGCTCGCCTGGTCCAGGGCTCCATCCTGAAGAAGGTGCTGGAGGCTCTGAAGGATCTGATCACAGAAGCCTGTTGGGACGTCAGCTCGTCCGGCATCTCCCTGCAGAGCATGGACTCCTCTCACGTCTCCCTAGTGCAGCTCACGCTGCGGCACGACGGCTTCGACTCTTACCGCTGCGACAGGAACCTCGCTATGGGAGTCAACCTCAGCAG TATGtcaaaaatcctcaaatgtGCAGGAAACGAGGACATCATCACGCTCAGAGCAGAAGACAATGCAGACACACTTGCCCTTGTGTTTGAGACCATCA ACCAGGAGAAAGTGTCAGATTATGAGATGAAATTGATGGACCTTGATGTGGAGCAGCTGGGTATTCCA GAGCAGGAGTACAGCTGTGTGGTGAAGATGCCCTCTGGGGAGTTTGCCCGTATCTGCCGTGACTTGTCCCAGATTGGTGATGCCGTGATGATCTCCTGTGCCAAGGACGGTGTGAAGTTCTCTGCCTCAGGAGAGCTGGGCACAGGCAACATCAAGCTGTCCCAGACCAGCAATGTAGACAAAGAGGATGAGGCT gttACTATTGAGATGAACGAACCCGTTCAGCTGATCTTTGCTCTCAACTACCTGAACTTTTTTACCAAGGCTACGCCGCTGTCTAAGACTGTCACACTCAGCATGTCAGCTGATATCCCCCTAG TGGTGGAGTACAAAATTGCTGACATGGGACACATCAAATACTACCTGGCACCAAAGATTGATGAAGAGTCCTCCTAA
- the fahd2a gene encoding fumarylacetoacetate hydrolase domain-containing protein 2A isoform X1 — MRLPLGSFCIVRGLLSQRPTANPQRRSLTAAVMRLVQFHRHGDAGGIRVGVEQGEGLGVVDLKAFDPSMPSTMRELLELGDKGLECAQRALASSQCVVERSDIQLLAPVWRPEKVVCVGMNYRDHCLEQNAVIPKEPIIFSKFPSAITGPYDDIVLPSESQEVDWEVELAFVIGRRGKHIKEEEALSHVAGFTVANDVSARDWQMKRNGKQWLLGKTFDSFCPLGPALVTTDAVKDPHKLGIRCLVNGETVQSSNTDQMIFKTAALVTWVSKFVTLIPGDVFLTGTPPGVGVFRKPPVFLKKGDVVECQIDQLGSIINKVV, encoded by the exons ATGAGACTTCCTCTTGGCTCATTTTGCATAGTCAGGGGTTTACTCTCTCAAAGACCAACAGCAAACCCACAGAGACGCAGTTTGACTGCTGCAGTGATGCGTCTGGTACAGTTTCATCGCCACGGCGACGCCGGAGGCATCAGAGTGGGAGTGGAGCAGGGCGAGGGACTCGGCGTGGTGGACCTGAAGGCATTTGACCCCTCCATGCCATCAACCATGAGAGAGCTGCTGGAGCTGGGAGACAAGGGTCTGGAGTGTGCACAAAg agCCTTGGCATCAAGTCAGTGTGTGGTGGAGCGATCAGACATCCAGCTGCTCGCTCCTGTGTGGCGCCCGGAGAAGGTTGTGTGCGTGGGAATGAATTACCGCGATCACTGCCTAGAGCAGAATGCCGTGATCCCCAAGGAACCGATCATCTTCAGCAAGTTCCCGAGTGCCATCACCGGGCCGTACGATGACATTGTGCTGCCCTCAGAGAGCCAG GAGGTGGACTGGGAGGTGGAGCTGGCCTTTGTGATTGGGCGAAGAGGAAAACACATCAAG GAGGAAGAGGCGCTCTCCCACGTTGCCGGGTTCACTGTGGCCAATGACGTCAGCGCGCGTGACTGGCAAATGAAACGCAACGGAAAACAGTGGCTGCTGGGAAAAACATTTGACAGCTTCTGTCCTCTTGGCCCTGCCTTAGTCACCACTGATGCTGTGAaag ATCCTCACAAGTTGGGGATTCGCTGCCTGGTGAATGGGGAAACAGTCCAGAGCAGCAACACTGATCAAATGATCTTTAAGACGGCAGCACTGGTCACCTGGGTCTCAAA GTTTGTGACATTAATTCCTGGAGATGTGTTCCTGACAGGCACTCCTCCAGGCGTGGGTGTTTTTAGAAAGCCACCTGTCTTTCTCAAG aaaggAGACGTAGTGGAGTGCCAGATAGACCAGTTAGGCTCTATAATTAACAAAGTGGTATAA